CCTGCATCATCTCGGCGAGCTCGACCCACGCGTCCACCTGCTCGGGCGTCGGGTCGTCCGGCAGGTCGGCCGGGGCGAACCGCAGCCGCCTGCGGATGTCGGGGTCGGCGGTGTCGAGTCCCTCGAAGATCTCTGTCGTGAAGTCCTCGACGATCCGGGCCCGTTCGGCCGCCGACAGCCGTGCCAGCTTGTTCATCAGGGTCATCTCCTCTGCGGTCGAACCGCGTCGCGCCACGGTCGACAGCACCGCCCGGGTCACCCTCAGCTGCCGGATCTGCGCGTCCAGCGCCGTGACATGCGCCGCCGCCACCTCCGCGACGGTCCGCTCCCCGTCCAGCACCTTGCGTACGTCGTCCAGGCCGAGGCCCAGCTCGCGCAGGGTGCGGATCAGTTCCAGGCGGGCGGCGCACGAGGTGTCGTACAGCCGGTAGCCGCCCGTCGAGCGGGTCACCGGTTCCAGGACCCCCTCGTCCGACCAGTAGCGGATGGTGCGCACGGTCAGTCCGGTGGCCCGGGCCAGCTCGCCGATGGTGAAAAGTCCGGTGCCGTCGTCGATCATGTGTGTGAGTCTGGGCCTTCCAGTGGGTGGAGACTCAAGGGCGGGTGCGGTGGAGACTCTTCGGCACGTTCTCGACGCGGCGGCCCGCGGTGTCTTCCCGCCGGCGGACGGCCGTACGACGGTCGTACCGCAGGCGTCACCCCGGGACGCCGGGGTCCTCGCCTTCACCGCGCACTCCGTCGTCTTCACCGACGAGGACCCGGACTGGGTGTACGCGACGCTGCGCGGCCTCGACTGCGACCCTCTCGCCGCGAGCATGAACCCACGCTTCCTGGCGGCCTTCCTGGCGCGGACGGGGCGTACGGCCGAGACCATCGACACGATGCTGGTCGGCCCGCCCCTGCCCGGCGAGCCGCCGCTCGCGCTGCGGGAGATCGAGGACGCCGGTCATCCGCGGATCGTCTACGCCCGCGGGCGCCGCGACGACGTGCGGGCCTGGACGGCGGACGGCGGGGTGCTGGTCATGGGACGCGGGATCGGTGGACGCCTGGAGGTCTCGGTCGAGGTCGACGAGGACGTACGGCACCGGGGGCTGGGGCGGCGGCTGGTGACCGCCGCCCGGCAGCTCGTCGCCGAGCCGCTGTGGGCGCAGGTCGCGCCGGGGAACGCCCGCAGCGCGCGGGCGTTCCAGGCGGCCGGTTACCGGCCGGTGGGGGCGGAGTTGCTGCTGCTCAGTGCCACGCCTCGTAATGCGGGTTGCTCTGACAGCCGCTCATGATCTCGACCTTGGTGGTCTTGTTCACCGGACAGACACCGATGATGTACTTCCGGGCGATGCCACCGGGGAAGGCCACCTCGACCTGGTCGGCCCATTTGTGGGTGTCGCCGATGGTCTTGTTGACGTCCACGCCGCCCGGGGCGTCGATGTAGTAGTTGTAGCCGGACTTCCACCACGTCTTGTACAGGTCGTGGTCGTAGGTCGTGGAGACGTACGGGGAGGGCTGGTTGACCAGGACGTACTTCTCGATGTCGTACTGGCCGTCGACGACGTCCCTGGGCTTGAAGCCCTCCGCGAAGACGATCTCCGGGCCGCGGCCGTCGCTGCGGTAGAGGGTGCCGCAGCTCTTGCGCCAGACCGGCTCGGGGGTGATGCGGCTGACGTCGACGGTGCGGTCGGCGGCGGCCTTGACGGGGTCGTCGTACTGGACCTTGCAGTCGGGGGTCGCAGGGGCCTTCGAGGGGACGGTGGCCGCCGTGGTGGCGAAGACGGCGGCGAGGGACAGAGCGGCGGCAGCGACACGCCGCCGCAGGCGAGTGGTGATCATGGGAGCACCCTCCCGGCCCGGCCGGGGTGGGTCGGGGATCTTCACTCGTGCGGCGGCGTGTCAACTGACCGAAGATCAGCGGAAGATGCCGGTGTGGCCCAGTGAGTAGCGTCCGGGCTGCGGGTAGACGGCGAGTCCGTGCGGTCCGCTGCCGACCTTGACGCGGGCCAGCTGGGTGCCGGTGCGGGTGTCGATGGCGTACACCTCGGCGTCGTACCGCCCCGACAGCCACAACACCTTGCCGTCGGCCGAGACGCCGCCCATGTCGGGGCTGCCTCCCTGGGGCAGATGCCACTTCTTCGTCACCTTGTCCTTGGCGAAGTCCCAGACGGAGATGGTGCCCTCGCCCCGGTTGGAGACGTACATCTCGCGTGAGTCGCGGCTGACGTAGAGACCGTGGGTGCCCTTGCCGGTGGGGATGAGCTTCGGCTTGTCGAACTTGTCGCCGTCCAGGACCCACATGCCGTCGGCCATCATGTCGGCGACGTAGAAGCGCTTGCCGTCGGGCGAGATCTTCACGTCCTGCGGCATGGCCCCGTCGAAGGGGAGTTTCTGCTGTCCGACGACCTTCATCTTCTCGGTGTCGACCTTGAGCAGCTCGCCGCTGAACTCGCAGGACACGATGAAGTACCGGCCGTCGAGCGAGAAGTCGGCGTGGTTGACGCCGTAACAGGTGACCGGGACGGTCTTCTTGCGCTCCATGGTGTGCGGGTCGCGGAAGACGAGCTCGCGGTCGAGGGAGGCCATGACGACGGCGTACTTGCCGTTGGGCGTGAAGTAGAGGTTGTACGGGTCGTGCACCTCGACCGGCTTGCCCGCCTTCCCGGTCCTCGGGTCGATGGGGGTGAGGGTGTGGCCACGGTTGTTGTTGACCCACAGCGTCTTCATGTCCCAGGAGGGGACGACGTGTTGGGGCTGACGGCCGACACGGATCGTCTCGATGATCCTGTACGTCTTCGGGTCGATGACGGAGACCGTGTCGGACTCGGTGTTGGGGACGTACACCCGCGACGGGAAGTCCTTGACCACCGGGGAGAGCTTGCCCGGGCGGTCGGCGGCGTACACGTCCTGCGGATCGAGGACCGGCGGCATGCCGGGCAGGCCCTGGACGGGCTTCTTCTTCGGCGGCGCGGGGACGGCCGCCCGGGTCGGGGTGTGCTCGGGCGCGGCATGGTCATGGGTCTCGGTGCCGCAGGCGGCGAGGGCGGCGAGGACGGCCCCCGCGGCCAGGGTCTGCTTCACAAGGCGGTGCATCAGCTGAACAGCTCCGTGGTGGTCACCGCGGACAGGCCGCGGCGGTCGAGTGCTTCCAGTACGGCGGGGAGGGCGGCGACCGTGTCGGCGTACCCGAAGTGCAGGCTCACCACGGACCCGTTCCGGACCTCGCCGAGCACCTTGCGGGTGATCGCGGGGGCGCCGGGCGAGGTGAAGTCCAGGGAGTCGACGTCGTACGACAGGACGTGCGGGTAGCCGACGCGGTGGGCCAGCCGTTCGACGAGCGGCGAGGCCCGGGCGGCACGCGAGGGCCGGAACCAGCTGCCGATGGAGCCGGTGAGTCGGCGCAGCCGGTCGGCGCAGCCCTCGATCTCGGCGAGCGCGTCGGCCTCGGACATGTCGTTGACGCCGAGGTGGTGCAGGGTGTGGTTGCCGAGGTCATGGCCGCCGTCGAGGATGCGGCGGGCGAGCTCGGGGTGCTCGTCGAGCCAGGTGCCGACGGCCAGGACGGTGATGCGGGCGCCGTGTTCCTCGGCTGCGGAGAGCAGTGCCCTGGCGGTGGCGGGGTCGCCGTTGCCGTGGAAGGTGAGGGCGACGCGGGGGTGGGTGCGGGGGCCGTGGGTGAGTTGGGCGGGGCGGCCGGGGAATCGGCGGGGGCCGGGGGCGGGGGGTCCGGCCGAGGGGCCGGCGGACCGGGAGGGGGCCGGATGAGCGACGGCACCATGGGTGGCGCACCCGGCGGTGAACGCGAGCCCGGCGGTGGCGCGGAGCACTGTCCGACGATCGGTAGTGGTCACTCGCCCCATTTAAGGGCGGTTTGCCCTGGCTACCGGTCAGCGACCCGCATCTCTACCGATCGGCGACCCGCATCTCGAACCACGTCGTCTTCCCCCGCGGCAGCAGATCGACGCCCCAGCGGTCGGACAGCTTGTCCACCAGGAACAGCCCCCGCCCGCTGATGTCCATCTCCTGCACCGGCATCAGACACGGCAGCCCGCGCGAGGGGTCGCGCACCTCGACGCGGATCCAGCCCCGCCGCCGGCGCATCCGGAGCCCGAACACCCGCGCGCCCGTGTGCCGGACCGCGTTGCCCACGAGTTCGGAGACGAGTAAAACGGCATCCTCGGTCATCTTCGGGGTGAGCCCCCACTGGCGGAGGACGACGACCTGGGTCAGCCGGCGGGCCGTGGCCGCGGACTCGGGGCGGGACGGAAGCGGAACCTCCGCCTCGGTGGGATCTCCGAACAACTCCAGCGCCTTCTGCGCGTGTTCGTCCTCGACCGTGGGCGACCAGCGCGCCGCGGTCGCACGGCCGTGTCCCCGCGGCTGTTCGATACCCTCCAGCCCCGCCATGCCCCCATCATGGCCGCAGCGGACGCCCGCCGGGGCCGTTCCTGCCGAATACGCCCCCCGGAATCCACCATTCCGCTGTTTCCGATCGGCATATGCCAGCGGCAGTTCGGGGCCGTCGACAGCCTCGCTGACCTGCGGCGGAGGCTCGGTTGGTGGCAATCGACGGTCCCCCTCGACAAGGCAGACTTAAGGTTGCGTTAAGGCTCCCATAAACCGCCCCATCGAGGGACCCGGATCAGACATCGCGTCAATTGCAAGTGGTTCAGGGAAGTTTCACCACCGGCTTCCCCACCCCGGTTCTCAGAGGAACTTCGCCTTCCCGGGGCCCTCCTCGACGAAGCTGCGCATACCGATCTCACGGTCGGCGGTGGCGAACAGGCCCGCGAACCAGTTCCGTTCGACGGCGAGCCCGGTGTCGATGTCCGTCTCCAGACCCGTGTCGATCGACTCCTTCGCGGCCCGCAGCGCGATCGCCGGACCCTGCGCGAGCTTCGCCGCCCACGCCCGCGCCTCGCTGTACACCTCGGCGGCCGGGACGACCCGGTCCACCAGACCCAGCCGCTCCGCCTCGTCGGCCTTGACCATCCGGCCGGTGAAGATGAGGTCCTTCGCCTTGGACGGGCCGATGAGCCGGGCCAGGCGCTGGGTGCCGCCGGCGCCCGGGATCAGACCGAGCAGGATCTCGGGCTGGCCCAGCTTGGCGTTGTCGGCGGCGATCCGGAAGTCCGCGCACAGCGCCAGCTCGCAACCGCCGCCCAGCGCATAGCCGGTGACGGCCGCGACGACCGGCTTGGGGATGCGGGCCACGGCCGTGAACGAGTCCTGGAGGGCGCGGGCGCGCAGGACCATCGCGGTGTGGTCCATGGCCTGCATCTCCTTGATGTCCGCGCCGGCCGCGAACACCTTCTCCCCGCCGTAGACCACCACGGCCCGCACATCGTCACGGCGCGTGGCCTCCTCGGCGAGCTCCTTGAGCCGGTCCTGGGTGGCGACGTCCAGCGCGTTCATGGGCGGACGGTCGAGAAGAATGGTGCCGACGCCGTCGGCCACTTCGAGAGTCACGGTCATGCAGGCAGGTTAACGGTGACTAACGGCGATGGGCCAAGGTGCGGTCGGTCACACCCGGCCGGGGGTCTGGGGGTTGCCCCCAGGCAGACACAGCACGGGGACCAACGGCGATGGGCCAAGGTGCCGTCGGTCACACCCGGCCGGCAGACACAGCAAGGGGACCAACGACAACGGCCCCGGTGGAGTAGCTCACACCGGGGCCGGGCCGTACGCGATACGGGCGTGCTACTTCTTCCACTCCGCCCAGGACATGTTCCAGCCGTTGTAGCCGTTGTCCGGGGCCACCGTGGCGTCGTTGGAGTGCTTCACGACCACCACGTCGCCGATGATCGAGTGGTCGAAGAACCACGCGGCCGGCGCGGAGCGGTCGCCGCCGCCGCGGTTGTCGCGCAGGCCCACACAGCCGTGGCTGGCGTTGTAGTTGCCGAAGGCGTCGCCGCCCCAGTAGTTGCCGTGGATGAAGGTGCCCGAGTTGGTCAGGCGCATGGCGTCGGGGACGTCCTTGATGTCGTACTCGCCGCCGTAGCCGACCGTCTCGCCGTTCATGCGGGTCACCCGGAGCCGCTCGCTGATGACCATCTGGCCGTTCCAGGTGTCGTAGCCGGGCTTGCCGGTGGTGACCGGGAGGGTCTTGACGACCTTGCCGTCCTGCATGACCTTCATCGTGTGCTTCTTGGCGTCCACGACGGAGACCTGGTTGCGGCCGATGGTGAAGGAGACCGTCTTGGCCTGCTTGCCGTAGACACCGTCACGGCCCTCGACGCCGTCGAGGTTGAGGTCGACGGTGACCTTGGTGCCCTCGGCCCAGTACTCCTCAGGGCGGAAGTCGAGGCGGTCGTTGCCGAACCAGTGGCCCTCGACGTCGACGGCCGGCTCGGTCTTGATGCTGATGGCCTTCTCGACGTCGTCCGGGTTGGTGATGCCCCGGGTGAAGCGGATCGAGAAGGGCATTCCGACGCCGACCTTCGAGCCGTCCTCCGGCGTGAAGTTGCCGACGAAGGTGTTCTTCGGCGTCAGAGTGGTGAAGCTGGAGTCCTCGGCGGCCTCACGGCCCTCGGAGTCCTTCGCGACCGCGTGCACCGCGTAGGTGGTGGCACCGGCCAGGTGGGTGGACGGCGTCCAGGAGGCGCCGTCGGCGGATATCTTCCCGTCGACCTTGTCACCCTTGGCGGTCTTGACCTCGACCGTCGTCAGCTTGCCCTTGGTGGCGCTCACCTTGAGGGCGCCACTGGTCTCCACGGACTTCGCGCCGTCCTTGGGCGCGATGGCGACGACGGCCGCCGACTGCTTGCTCTCCGTGGCGCTCGCGTCCTCGCCCTTGCCCGCCCCGGCCTTGCCGTCCGAGTCCCCGCCGCCACCACCGCACGCGGTGACGGCGACCAGCATCACTCCGGACACCACGGCCATCCAGCCCTTGCGTCGCCGCACGCGTGCGTCAACCGACGCCCCCGATATCGGTCGCACGTTCAAGTCCTTCTCCCCTCGCCGGGCCCGGTCCAGGCCCGCAACCCCCTGCGCGTCCCGCGCACTCGGCGCATATTAACCGCAAGATCCCGGCCGTCGGCGGGGTGTGATTGTCACCGTTCGGTCCCAACCGTGACCCCCCGCCCCGCCCGTCAACCCGGCCCCCCACCTGGTTACTTCACCGCACTGCCCGCCTTCCACTCCTTCCATCCCATATTCCATCCTCCGAGCCCGTTGTCGGGAGCGACCTTTTTGTCATCACTGTGGACGACCTCGACGACGTCACCGATGAGGCTGCGGTCGAAGAACCAGCCCGCGGGGGTGTCCGAACCGCCCCCCTTCACATCCCGCAGACCGACACAGCCGTGGCTGACATTGACCTTGCCGGGGGCGTCCGGCGCCCAGTAGTTGCCATGCAGGAAGGTGCCGGAGTCGGTGAGCCGCAGGGCGTGCGGGACGTCGGGGATGTCGTACTCGCCGCCGAAGCCGACCGTGCGGCTGTTCATACGCGTCACTTCGAGCATCTCGGTGATGACCATCTTGCCGTTGTAGGTGGTGGTGCGGGGTGCCCCGGCCGTGATCGGCACCGTGGCCAGCAGCTCGTCGTCCCGTCTGACCTGCATGGTGTGCTTGGCGGCGTCGACCAGGGAGACCTGGCTGCGGCCGACGGTGAAGGAGAACGTCTTGTACTGCAAACCGTAGACACCGGGGGCGCCCTCGATGTCCCGGAGGCGGAGCGAGACCGTCACCTGGGTGCCGGGCTTCCAGTAGTGCTCGGGGCGGAAGTCGAGGCGGCCCTTGTCGAACCAGTGCGGGCGGATCTCGACGGGCGGCTTGGCGGTGACGTGGACGGCGCGTTCGACGGCCGCCCGGTTCTCGATGTCGCGGTTGAAGCCCAGCGAGACGATCATCCCGGTGCCGACCGTGGAGCGGTTCTCCGGGGTGACGTAGCCGATGAAGCGTTCGTCGGGGACGTAGGTGGTGAACGTGGTGTGCCGGGCGGAGCGGCGGCCGTGGCCGTCGAGGGCGACGGCGTCGACGGTGTACTTCGCGGCGAGGGCGAGCCGCCCGTCGTCCGGCTCCCACCTCAGCCCGTCCTCGGAGATATGACCGGGCACCGGGGTGTCCTGCGCGTCCTGGTACTTCACCACCCTCACCGATTCGAGCCGCCCGCTGGGCACACGCACCCGCAGCCGGCTGTCCTGCTCCACGCCCTTGGTGCCGTCGTCCGGGGTGACCCGGATGACCTCCTGCGGTGCGGGCGGTTTCCCGAGCCCGCCGAGGTCGAGCCCGCCCGACTCCGAAGTGCAGCCGGCCAGCAGTCCTGCCCATGTCAGTACGGCGGCCAGAGCGGCCCCTGCGCGCCGAGCGCGCCCATGTACATGCCTCACAGGGGGCCCAACGACGGGGCCCGCCCTGGGGAAACGTGAGTGCGAGCCTAGGTCTGGGCAGAACAGTGGGGAGGACGACGCGACGGGGAGCCGGGGCCGGGACGCCGTGCGCTCATTTTCGCGTCGTTCCGCGAGCCGTGGGAGGCCTGAGGTGTCCAGCGCAGCCGAGCAGGAGGCGGTGGCCGACGACGTACGTCCGGCTGTCGTGAACGGTGCGCGGCGCACGCCGTCGGCGCCGGCCGTGCCCGTGTGGCCGGGTGCGCCCGTGCCGTTGGGGGCCCGGTTCCGGGTGGGTCCGGACGGGGTCGCGGGCACCAACTTCGCGTTGTGGGCGGGCGGTGCGGAGGGCGTCGAGCTGTGTCTCTTCGACGAGCACGGCAAGGAGACCCGGGCCCGGCTGACCGAGCTGACGCACGAGATCTGGCACGGGTTCGTGCCGGGCGTCATGCCGGGTCAGCGGTACGGCTATCGGGTGCACGGGCGCTGGGACCCCTGGACCGGCGGGCGCTGGAACCCGGCGAAGCTGCTCCTCGACCCGTACGCCCGTGCCGTGGACGGCGACTTCAGTCTGCCGCCCGAGGTGTACGGGCATGTCCGCGACTGGCCCCAGCAGCAGGTCGCCGACACCGTGCGCGACGACCGGGACTCGGCGCCGTTCGTCCCCAAGGGCGTGGTCGTCCACGACGACGCCCCCGACGACGAGTGGGCGGACGACCGCCGCCCGAAGACACCGTGGGCGGACTCGGTCATCTACGAGCTGCATGTACGGGGCTTCACCAAGCTGCACCCCGGCATTCCCGAGGAACTGCGCGGAACCTACGCGGGGTTGGCGCATCCCGCCGCCATCGAGCACCTCACCAAGCTCGGTGTCACGGCCGTCGAGCTGCTGCCCGTCCACCAGTTCGCGCACGAGGACCATCTGCTGCGCCGCGGCCTGAAGAACTACTGGGGCTACAACTCCATCGGCTACTTCGCCCCGCACGCCGCCTACGCCGCCTCCGGCACCACCGGCCAGCAGGTCGGCGAGTTCCGCGCCATGGTGCGCGCACTGCACGAGGCCGGGATCGAGGTCATCCTCGACGTGGTCTACAACCACACTGCGGAAGCGGGGGAGTTGGGCCCGACGCTGTCGTTGAAGGGCATCGACAACCGGGGCTACTACCGACTCCAGTCGGACGCCCGCAGGTACGCCGACTACACCGGCTGCGGCAACACCCTGCACGTCGTACAGCCGCACGTCCTGCGCCTCATCACCGACTCGCTGCGCTACTGGGTCACCGAGATGGGCGTCGACGGCTTCCGCTTCGACCTGGCCGCGGCGCTGGCGCGCTCGATGCACGACGTCGACATGCTGTCCCCGTTTCTCGCGGTGATCGCCCAGGACCCGGTGCTGCGGCGGGTGAAGCTGATCGCCGAGCCGTGGGACGTGGGGTCGGGCGGGTATCAGGTGGGCGCCTTTCCCCCGCTGTGGACGGAGTGGAACGACCGCTATCGCAACGCCGTACGGGACTTCTGGCGCGGTGCGCTGCCGGACGTACGGGACCTGGGGTACCGGCTGTCGGGGTCGAGCGACCTGTACGCGTGGGGCGGGCGACGCCCGTACGCGTCGGTCAACTTCATCACCGCGCACGACGGTTTCACGCTGCGCGACATGGTGTCGTACGAACGCAAGCACAACGAGGCCAACGGCGAGGGCAACCGGGACGGTTCGAACGACAACCGGTCGTGGAACTGCGGCGCCGAGGGCGAGACGGACGAGGAGCGTGTACGGGCGCTGCGGCGGCGGCAGTTGCGCAATCTGCTCACCACGCTGCTGCTGTCGACGGGCGTGCCGATGCTGGTCGCGGGTGACGAGTTGGGCCGGACCCAGCGCGGGAACAACAACGCCTACTGCCAGGACAACGAGATCAGCTGGCTGGACTGGGGGCTGCTGGAACAGCCGGGCTGGAAGGCGCTGTTCGAGCTGACGTCCCGGCTGATCGCGCTCCGGCACCAGCACCCGGTGCTGCGTCGGCGGGCCTTCTTCTCCGGGCGGGCGCACTCCGCCGACGGGCTGCGCGATCTGGCGTGGTTCACCGCGCGGGGAGCGGAGATGACGGAACGCGACTGGTACGCGCCGGCCGCCACGCTCGGCATGTACCTCTCCGGGCGGGACATCCCGGGCCGCGACGAGCGCGGGGACGCCGTCCTCGACGACAGCTTCCTCGCCGTGCTGCACGCCGGGGACCGTCCGGCGAGCTTCGTGCTGCCGGGTCCGCCGTGGGCGGAACGGTACGAGGTCGTCGTCGACACCTCGCGGGAGGAGCAGGGGACGGCGCCGGAGGTCGTGCACCGGGCGGGGGCGGCGATCACGGTTCCGGCGCGGGCGGTTCTGCTGCTGCGCGTGGGGTAAGAGTCGGCGGTGACCAACGGGAACACGTACTTCCTGCGGAACAACGACCGGTCGCCGCGCGGGCGACAGGACCGTGCCGTGGGGCGGCGGCTGATCGCCGTCGGGTGGGTGCTGCGGGTGGGCGGGGCCGTCCTGGGGCTGGGGAGCGTCTTTGTCGCCCAGGCCTGTGTCCGGCACCTTCTCGAAGGCACCTCGCACCAGGGCGGGTGGCTGCTGGCGCTGCTGGTGTGCGTCCCCGTCTTCTTCCTCGGCTGGTGCGGGTTCGCCCTCGGCCGGGTCTGGGCGCAGAGCGGCCGACGGCACACCGCCGAGATCCTCGACCCGCTGCGGGCGGCCCACTCGGCCGGGCACGTGCTGTATCTGCGCCCCTTCGATCTCGACCAGGTCATGTCCGCCATGCCCCTGGAACTCTCCGGCGGCGGGGCGGGCGCCGCCAACCTCTTCTTCCTCTCCGGACGCACACAGGAGGAGGACATGGTCCGGCGCTTCCGGCGGCTCGGCCGGGTCCTCGCGATCGGCCGCCCCGGGGAGGTGCTGCCGGAGGCCGGCGCCGAGCGCATGTACGTGGCCGACGACGAGTGGCAGCGGGTGGTGAGCGGGCTCATCGCGCGGGCGGGGGTGGTGACGCTGTCGGTGGGCACGGGGCGGGGCACGGTGTGGGAGTTCATGGAGTCCCTGCGCGTACTGCCGCCCGAGCGGCTGGTGCTGTTGATCTACTGCGACCGGACGGCCTACGACGAGTTCCGTGCCGTCGTGGCGGAGCAGTGCGCCCTGCCCGAGTACCCGCCGCCCGCCCGTCCGGAGCGGCCCCGGTGGGAGGTCCTGATGAACGGCGGCCGCAAACGGCTGCTCTGGGACTTCGCGTTGAAGGGCGTGATCGTCTTCGGTCCGGACTGGCAGCCGCGGTTCGTGCGCTTCGATCCGTCGACGCTGCGGGTGCCGAGCGTGTTCTCGGTGCGCAAGCTGCTGAGGCGTGAGCTGGACCCGGTGCTGGACCGGCTGAAGGCTCTCCCGGCCCGCCGCTGAGGACCGCGTTGCGGGACCGTTGCAGCCCCATGAACTCCGCCTGTGATCCCTGGCCAGGTCACCTGTCCGGCGATCAGACTCGGCCGTATGCCGAAGATCTCCCGCCGTACGTTCGGTGGTCTCGTCGGCGGCGGTGCCGTGACCGCTGTCGCCGGTACGACCACCGCCGCCGAGGCCGCCGAAGCCGAACCCGCCCCCGCCGAGCGCCCGTTCAAGGCGCGGTCCGGTTCCCCTGGCCGGCGCCCCAACATCCTCGTCATCCTCGGTGACGACCTCGGCTGGGCCGACCTCTCCTCGTACGGCGCCCCGCACATCAAGACGCCGCACCTCGACCGCCTGGCCCGGCAGGGCGTGCGGTTCACGGACGCGTACTCGGGGTCGGCGACCTGCTCACCGACCCGGTTCAGCCTGTACACCGGCCGCTATCCGGGCCGTACGCCGGGCGGGCTCGCCGAGCCGATCGGCAACCGGACGCAGGGCCTCGACCCGAACCACCCCACTCTCGCCTCCCTGCTGAAGAAGGCCGGTTACGCCACCGCCCTCATCGGCAAATGGCACTGCGGCTGGCTGCCCGACTACAGCCCCACCAAGTCGGGCTGGGACGAGTTCTTCGGCAACCACGGAGGCGTGCTGGAGTACTTCTCCAAGCTCGGCCAGCTCGGCGACTACGACCTCTACGAGGGCGACGCCACCTACAAGGACCTGCGCTACTACACGGAGGTCCTGACCGAGCGGGCCGTCGAGTACGTGGGCCGGAAACACGACAGGCCCTGGCTGCTGAACCTCAACTTCACCACCCCGCACTGGCCCTGGCTCGCGGAGGGCGACGAGGAGACCGGCGCCGAGATCGAGGCGAAGATCCGCGCCGCCACGTCCCAGGCGGAGGTCGTGGCCGCGCTCAACCACTACGACGGCGGCTCGGTCGAGAAGTACGCGGAGATGGTGGAGTCCCTGGACGCGGCCGTCGGCGAGGTGCTCGCCGCGCTGCGCCGCTCCGGGCAGGAGGAGAACACGGTCGTGGTGTTCGCCAGCGACAACGGCGGCGAGCGCTACTCCTACAACTGGCCGCTCAGCGGCGAGAAGTTCGTCCTCCTGGAGGGCGGTATCCGCGTCCCGACGATCCTGCGCTGGCCCGCCCGTGTCGACGGCCACCAGGTCAGCCACGAGCCGAACTTCTCCCCCGACTGGACGGCGACCCTGCTGGAGTTCGGCGGCGCCCGCCCCGACCCGGCGTACCCCCTGGACGGCACGAGCCTCGCGGGCTATCTCCTGCGCGGCGAGGAGCTGCCGGAGCGCGACCTGTTCTGGCGGGTGCGGGCCAACCGGGCGCTACGGCGCGGCGACTGGAAGTACTACCGGGACGCCGACAACGACGACCACCTCTACAACCTGGCCGCCGACTCCCGCGAACAGGCCGATCTCGCCCCGGACAAGCCGGAGTTGCTGGCCGAGCTGAAGGCGGCGTGGGAGAAGACCGCGGCCGGCCTTCTGCCCTACCCCGACTAGCCGAGAATCCCCCGCTGGTACGCCGTCGCGACCGCCGCCGCGCGGTCCTTGACGCCCAACTTGGCGTACAGGTGGGTGAGATGGGTCTTCACGGTCGCCTCGCTGATGAAGAGTTCACGGGCGATCTCGCGGTTGGACGTGCCCTTGGCGACGAGTGCCAGCACCTCGCGTTCGCGGGCGGAGAGCGGCTCGTTGCCGGGAGCCCCGGGCGTCCTGACCGCTGA
This DNA window, taken from Streptomyces sp. NBC_00663, encodes the following:
- the glgX gene encoding glycogen debranching protein GlgX, whose translation is MSSAAEQEAVADDVRPAVVNGARRTPSAPAVPVWPGAPVPLGARFRVGPDGVAGTNFALWAGGAEGVELCLFDEHGKETRARLTELTHEIWHGFVPGVMPGQRYGYRVHGRWDPWTGGRWNPAKLLLDPYARAVDGDFSLPPEVYGHVRDWPQQQVADTVRDDRDSAPFVPKGVVVHDDAPDDEWADDRRPKTPWADSVIYELHVRGFTKLHPGIPEELRGTYAGLAHPAAIEHLTKLGVTAVELLPVHQFAHEDHLLRRGLKNYWGYNSIGYFAPHAAYAASGTTGQQVGEFRAMVRALHEAGIEVILDVVYNHTAEAGELGPTLSLKGIDNRGYYRLQSDARRYADYTGCGNTLHVVQPHVLRLITDSLRYWVTEMGVDGFRFDLAAALARSMHDVDMLSPFLAVIAQDPVLRRVKLIAEPWDVGSGGYQVGAFPPLWTEWNDRYRNAVRDFWRGALPDVRDLGYRLSGSSDLYAWGGRRPYASVNFITAHDGFTLRDMVSYERKHNEANGEGNRDGSNDNRSWNCGAEGETDEERVRALRRRQLRNLLTTLLLSTGVPMLVAGDELGRTQRGNNNAYCQDNEISWLDWGLLEQPGWKALFELTSRLIALRHQHPVLRRRAFFSGRAHSADGLRDLAWFTARGAEMTERDWYAPAATLGMYLSGRDIPGRDERGDAVLDDSFLAVLHAGDRPASFVLPGPPWAERYEVVVDTSREEQGTAPEVVHRAGAAITVPARAVLLLRVG
- a CDS encoding L,D-transpeptidase; translated protein: MRHVHGRARRAGAALAAVLTWAGLLAGCTSESGGLDLGGLGKPPAPQEVIRVTPDDGTKGVEQDSRLRVRVPSGRLESVRVVKYQDAQDTPVPGHISEDGLRWEPDDGRLALAAKYTVDAVALDGHGRRSARHTTFTTYVPDERFIGYVTPENRSTVGTGMIVSLGFNRDIENRAAVERAVHVTAKPPVEIRPHWFDKGRLDFRPEHYWKPGTQVTVSLRLRDIEGAPGVYGLQYKTFSFTVGRSQVSLVDAAKHTMQVRRDDELLATVPITAGAPRTTTYNGKMVITEMLEVTRMNSRTVGFGGEYDIPDVPHALRLTDSGTFLHGNYWAPDAPGKVNVSHGCVGLRDVKGGGSDTPAGWFFDRSLIGDVVEVVHSDDKKVAPDNGLGGWNMGWKEWKAGSAVK
- a CDS encoding sulfatase family protein, which translates into the protein MPKISRRTFGGLVGGGAVTAVAGTTTAAEAAEAEPAPAERPFKARSGSPGRRPNILVILGDDLGWADLSSYGAPHIKTPHLDRLARQGVRFTDAYSGSATCSPTRFSLYTGRYPGRTPGGLAEPIGNRTQGLDPNHPTLASLLKKAGYATALIGKWHCGWLPDYSPTKSGWDEFFGNHGGVLEYFSKLGQLGDYDLYEGDATYKDLRYYTEVLTERAVEYVGRKHDRPWLLNLNFTTPHWPWLAEGDEETGAEIEAKIRAATSQAEVVAALNHYDGGSVEKYAEMVESLDAAVGEVLAALRRSGQEENTVVVFASDNGGERYSYNWPLSGEKFVLLEGGIRVPTILRWPARVDGHQVSHEPNFSPDWTATLLEFGGARPDPAYPLDGTSLAGYLLRGEELPERDLFWRVRANRALRRGDWKYYRDADNDDHLYNLAADSREQADLAPDKPELLAELKAAWEKTAAGLLPYPD